TGATAAACATCTTTGATTGTTACGGAAGCCATTCCACCTTTCTCATCTTTGATCCAGAGTGTTTTGTCTTTCATCCATAACCATAACTTACCACCTTGCACGGTTGTTAACTCAGCTTTGCCATTACCTTCTTTAATAAGGCGTGCAATTTCTTTTGCATCTAAACGGCCGGCTACAACATGATACGTAAGCACTGCTGTAAGTGTTGCTTTGTTTTCAGGCTTCACCAATGTTTCAACTGTACCTGCAGGTAATTTTTCAAAGGCTGCATTTGTAGGAGCGAATACGGTAAACGGGCCAGCACTCATTAATGTTTCAA
The DNA window shown above is from Lacibacter sp. H375 and carries:
- a CDS encoding fasciclin domain-containing protein, with the translated sequence MKKVKLLALSIAAVIAVGTLNAQTSTSKKMNEKTVEVGGAPMYPSKNIVENAVNSKDHTTLVAAVKAGGLVETLMSAGPFTVFAPTNAAFEKLPAGTVETLVKPENKATLTAVLTYHVVAGRLDAKEIARLIKEGNGKAELTTVQGGKLWLWMKDKTLWIKDEKGGMASVTIKDVYQSNGVIHVIDAVVLPKG